The Acropora palmata chromosome 3, jaAcrPala1.3, whole genome shotgun sequence nucleotide sequence ATTACCCTATATCACTTCTggagtacaataattattgcgtGACATTATCATTAGTGAGGAGACGATGGTATGGGTATTCTAGTGTaagacaatttttctttttctctgtcAATAGGTTTGAAAAAGCTTAAAAGCAGTGAGGCTGATAGTCTTCTTGGAATTTATGATGGtgaagaatttttgttttatggtAGCAGGtggagaattttgaatttcatcAAGCTCATTTGGAGATATGGTTTGATTGATCTTTATAAAATGAACAGCTTTGTCACAAACATGTTAAAGAACTTTTCAAATATTTACacatttcaagaaaatgaacaGGCCTATACCACTGTACCAGATATGCTGAAAGCTATGGGTGGGGATCAAATGTATGAATACACACAGCAAACTACAAGAGAGACATTAGAAAAAGTTGGCCTTAATCCAACGTTAATTGATGAATTAGTAACAGCTGTCATGAGGATCAATTATGGACAAGATGTCACTTTGAATGGATTTGCAGGTAGGAAGCttaaaacaagtcatttgcattttgcatAATGCATGTCAGTGAGTCCTTATGACTGCATTTAGACTTCAAACTAAAACCAACTTCTTTGACATCATTGTGATTCCAAGTATTATCGTTTCCACTTTAGGAGCTGTGTCTTTAGCAGGGTCACAGGGTGGTTTGTGGTCAGTTGAAGGAGGGAACTGGAAAGTCTGCAAAGGTTTGCTTTTATCATCTAAAACTACATTGTACATGAACACCAGAATTAAGGAAGTACTTAAAAATAACGGCAACAGTGGTGAGGAGGTATACTACACTTTAAAAGGTGAGGGACAGATTCCCAACAAGAGGTATGACATTTTAATTGTAGCTGCACCATTTGAAATCCCTGATTATTTCTTTGATTGCAAAGACTGTAAAAACTGGCCATCTTTAAAGCGACTTGGTCAATTCTGGCGCACAATTGCCTCCTTTGTGCATGGCCACGTCAATCTAACACATTTTCGATTTGAAACCACATCTGAGGTTCCAGATGTGATTGGTACATCAGAAAATCCCAAGGATTATTTCAACTCCATTGGTAAGCAATCCCCTTGTGAAAACAGAACAAACTTGGATGTGGAGGAAACACCCATTCGCAAGGTGTTCTCTCGGTCAGATGTCAGTGCTTCTCAGCTGAATGAGTTATTTAGTCAAGTGGATGAAATGAAAGTTGTGTCTTGGCTGGCTTATCCTCATTACACTCCACCTGAGAAGTTCTGGTCATTTGTGTTGGACGATGGTGTATTTTACATTAACGCCATTGAACGTTCTGCAAGTGCGATGGAGATGTCAGCTATAAGTGCAAAGAATGCCGCGTTGTTAGCACATCAGTACTTTACTGCAAGAGCGTCTAACTCTCAAAGAACCAAAGCTGATCTGAGTTCCAAAGTTGTTCCCAAAAGTGAACTGTAATATCACGTTGAGTgccctgtttttttttctgtgtttgttttgtgaGAAAGTCGTACATTCAGGATCAAAAGGCTTCACAAAGGactcttttttgaaaataatattgtagAGATTTAGTGCATCCCAAAATCGAAGGTCCGTTTAGTCGTTACAACAATCATAGTAATGAAAAGgacgatgacgtcacatcATGCTTTAGATGGCGAAGGGGCTCTTGTAGAATCGGTGCGTTTTGAGAGCAAGAATGACCAAGATATTGATCAATTACTGACCAAGaagtatttttaaaattacgCAAGGAGCACCCACGGGAAGTCACTCAATTTTTAAGCAAATCATTTGGGAAAAAGATGAACGGCTTTGGCCTCGGCGGATAACACCTCGATCTACATGATTCCTCAGCTTGCAGAGATAAGTACCTGAAAATGACAATTAGTCACTTCTGTCTACAG carries:
- the LOC141877758 gene encoding prenylcysteine oxidase 1-like — its product is MFWAFGLRLDTGCVLFLLTLFSSRYRSVEGTEPDSKAVNIAIVGAGIGGSSCSYFIRELFGAQANIDVFEASNRIGGRLHTVEIAGKKFESGGSIIHPKNKYMGDFVEKLGLKKLKSSEADSLLGIYDGEEFLFYGSRWRILNFIKLIWRYGLIDLYKMNSFVTNMLKNFSNIYTFQENEQAYTTVPDMLKAMGGDQMYEYTQQTTRETLEKVGLNPTLIDELVTAVMRINYGQDVTLNGFAGAVSLAGSQGGLWSVEGGNWKVCKGLLLSSKTTLYMNTRIKEVLKNNGNSGEEVYYTLKGEGQIPNKRYDILIVAAPFEIPDYFFDCKDCKNWPSLKRLGQFWRTIASFVHGHVNLTHFRFETTSEVPDVIGTSENPKDYFNSIGKQSPCENRTNLDVEETPIRKVFSRSDVSASQLNELFSQVDEMKVVSWLAYPHYTPPEKFWSFVLDDGVFYINAIERSASAMEMSAISAKNAALLAHQYFTARASNSQRTKADLSSKVVPKSEL